From the Thermodesulfobacteriota bacterium genome, the window CCCTCTATGCATTCTCCGCCCAGAACTGGAAAAGACCTAAAGATGAAGTAAATGCCCTTATGGAGCTTTTAAAGCATTATCTGCAAAAAGAAAGCCATAAATTAATAGAGAAAGATATTAGATTAAATGCAATCGGAAGACTTTGGGAGCTCCCCAGAGACGTCTATGAAGTTTTAGAGACAGCTATCGAGAAATCAAAGCACTGCAAATCACTGACACTTACACTAGCGCTTAGTTACGGAGGAAGAGAAGAAATAGTAGATGCTGCAAAGGAAATGATCTCTCTAGGAAAGATAGCTCCTGAAGATATAAATCAAACTAATTTCTCAAAATTCTTATATACATCAGATTTGCCTGAACCTGATCTTCTAATAAGAACAAGCGGTGAGTTAAGATTATCAAACTTTATGCTCTGGCAGCTTGCCTACACTGAAATTTATGTAACTAAAACTCTTTGGCCGAATTTTAGGAAAAGACACTTGATTAAGGCAATTCTGAATTACCAACGGAGGGAAAGAAGATTTGGACTTACTGGCGATCAAGTTAGGAAAAAGGACGTAATTTGAAGAAAATCTCTATTCTAGGCTCCACGGGATCAATCGGAAGACAAACTCTAGACGTAATCTCAAAACACCCTGACAAATTCAGTGTTGTAGGGCTCAGCGCTGGGAAAAATGTCGAGCTTGTTGCGCAGCAAGTTAATCAATTTAAACCGAGAGAAGTTTGTGTACAGGACCAAGACTCTGCTGCAAAACTAAAAGAGATACTAGGTTCATCACAAGTCCAAATTCACTT encodes:
- a CDS encoding isoprenyl transferase translates to MKGKLEAQVDKNNLPKHIVIIMDGNGRWAEQKKLDRVSGHKEGMKSVKAVVEGAKDIGIENITLYAFSAQNWKRPKDEVNALMELLKHYLQKESHKLIEKDIRLNAIGRLWELPRDVYEVLETAIEKSKHCKSLTLTLALSYGGREEIVDAAKEMISLGKIAPEDINQTNFSKFLYTSDLPEPDLLIRTSGELRLSNFMLWQLAYTEIYVTKTLWPNFRKRHLIKAILNYQRRERRFGLTGDQVRKKDVI